In Exiguobacterium acetylicum, the genomic stretch GAATACGCTTCACGCAAAAAACTGGACGATCGAACCGGTCGATGAACCACGCCGCGATAACCGAATGGCGACGGACATCGTCTTGGTCCGTCCATTGTCGGAACGATTGCCCCTCTAATCAAACATCCCGCTCTCCTTGACACGTGTCAAAGAGAGCGGGATGTTTTTTATTGTGCAACTGGAGTTTCTGCTGCAAAAGCAAGCGTTGGTCCAAAGATTTCGTAATGCAGTTTGTCGGGTGACGCAGTGAAGTGTTCGATCACATATTGAATCATTGCTTCCGGACCACAGACGTATGTCGAATCCGTGATACCTGCGATAACGTCTTTCGGCAGGCGACCCGCTTGATCCATTGCCTGGTGTTCTGCGTAACGAATGACGCGTGCGCCACGTTGCTCAAGCAAGGCAAGTTGCTCGTTAAATGGACGATGGCGTTCGTCTTGGACAGCGTGATGTAACGTGACCTGTCGACCAGCAGCTAACGCTTTGTCAGCCATCGCAAGCATCGGTGTGATCCCGATCCCACCGGCAATCAGCACGACGGGTTCGTCTGACGCATCGAGTGTAAAAGCACCCGCCGGCGCACTAATGAACACCGTGTCACCGACTTGCGCTGCATGTAAATAGTCCGAGACGATGCCTTCTCGTTTGACACCAATCGTATATGTTTCCATGTTCGATGCCGTCGTCAGACTGTATTGACGATTGTGCCATAAGCCATCTTTGTCTTGAATCC encodes the following:
- a CDS encoding globin domain-containing protein; the encoded protein is MLSTSTIQIVQSTVPVLASHGAAITKVFYQRLFQAHPELKHVFNQSNQRSDRQSQALATAVYAAAAHIDRLETLKPVLLPVLHKHRSLQIKPEMYPIVGHELLGAMQDVLGEAATPDILHAWGEAYGEIANLFITLEAELYAQDEQAKGFSGYQTVEISDVEEQADGIRALTFRTDGPLPAYRAGQYITVRIQDKDGLWHNRQYSLTTASNMETYTIGVKREGIVSDYLHAAQVGDTVFISAPAGAFTLDASDEPVVLIAGGIGITPMLAMADKALAAGRQVTLHHAVQDERHRPFNEQLALLEQRGARVIRYAEHQAMDQAGRLPKDVIAGITDSTYVCGPEAMIQYVIEHFTASPDKLHYEIFGPTLAFAAETPVAQ